The stretch of DNA GTCTAGCGATGACGACGCTTCGAGCAAGAAGTAACCAAGCAAGAGCTTGAAGAAACAGTTTACATATCTACAACCTAAGCaataataatatcaaatttaagcTTCATCATTGCAACAAGTATCTCGAACAATCATCTACTAAGTTATCGGTTGTGATGTCACTCTATAAATTTAGCTACCATATTGGAAAATTTGAAACTGGACATAGCAAATTACGCATTGTtgatatctttttttaaaaaaaaaacattaagtTAACGGATATGAACAAGTACTTACCATTTTATAAGAGGGAAGGGAATCAGCTGCAAATCTAATTCCTCTACTCGCATCTTCTTTGCTGTAGCTCTTCTCGAGTTTGCAAGATTACCGGCAATGGTGCAGCGATCTTTAGTATCTACAGTAATATGCAAGAGTTGCTAGATCAACCACtgagaaagaaataaagagcAAATGCACATAAGAAATGTAATACATAGTATAACCATTAAGAGGAGGTATACGAAATACGAAATATACCGGGTAAAAAAAACAGCCAATTGCAGCTGCAATAAGTTTATGGTATAGATCATAATAAGCGTATGAAACTGTGGTAATAAATGTATGCAATATGCATGAGGAATTAAGGACAAGCAGGATCTATACATCATTTGTCGTTGGATGACAGAGAACAAGCCAATGCGCATGCAGGTGATAGCCACAGTCCCCAGGAACAGGTTGTAGTGGCTTCTGGTAACCTCTAAACAGTAAGatagcaaaagaaaaggaactATGAATGAAACAGGATAAACAAGATTCAATtgcaaaataaatgaaaaattatcTATTAGTGGTAGAACAGTGTTGTCATTTTGCCTGATCATCAATATAGAAGTGAGTGTTGCAAAAAAGTCGGAGAAAGCAGAAAGAGGGATGAACTCTGATAGAAAGGCGGTGAAGCAAGTAGGTGAGCTGGTTTTCCTGGCTCCATTCTCacattaattttaataagaaGCTTATAAATGACATATGATATCTTACCCATCTTCTGCAAAACATCCATTGGTATGTTCTGACTCACAAAACTTAGGCTGCCCACCAGTTTCATAGAGAGAATCCCCTGATTATCACATTCGgcaataattttctatcaatgTTTGGtcataaaaatatgtaaaatgtcAATCATCATTAACATCTTTTAATCCATATTTACCGCCTCTACAATTGAATACATGAAGTTAAAAGTCTACTAGTTGTAAAAGATAAAAGCTAAAAATCCGATTCACCTAAAAGAGGGTGCCCAATGGATGCTAGGTGAATCCTAATTTGGTGAGGTCGACCTGAGTAGATTTCAACCTACAGCATTGATAAGAAGAGAGATTGTAAAAATAGGAAGTGACCAAGATAAGTAGAGATCTTGCAAGTTAAAAGAAATTCATAGAAAAGAACTCATGCCATCAAATGACCTTATATGATTCAGCGGCACAGGTGAAGAATCAACTGGTTTATCGGAACTAAAGTATAAATGAATGATGTTTCATAAACAATTTATGATCCTATATTGGTCCTACATAAAATACCAATTAAAGAAACCAAcataaagagcaaaattttgGTTAGTCTTTTACACTCAACACTGTCACCTAGCAGATCATAATCaacatgaaaaatataaaacatcaATGGAACTGAGAAGTGTCCAATATTATTAGACCTCCAGGAGAAACAACTTCGCAGCACAATACTAGTTAGAAATATTAGTAGAAATGAACAGTAGAATCTGCAGTTATATACGAACAGTTGTGAGACAATTGCCTAAATGATGATAATGTCATAAAAACATATCTGTATAATCAAGTGGAGTTACTATTTATGGAAGGAATTGAATTGCATGTGAGACGTGCAACAGGACAAGAAGGTGAGGCAAAACACTAAACATTTCAAACAAATAACAAAAGcattttaaatagtaaaaaaaataatgtcacAGAAGTAGGACACAAACAGTATATACATCTAAACATCAAGTCAGGAAGTACCTGCACTAATGTTTGGCTTTTTTCCAGATCTCTCTCAAGAACACAAACCTTACTCATTGCTGGCTTTCCTGATTTGAGTTTTACAGCAAAAGAAATGAGATGATTGATAGGCTTGTGCACATGGCGTTTCTTATGATGACACCACTTAAGGTCCATCTCAATCAatgtaaaattgtgaaaaataattttccgtgaaaaataattttcggtggAGAAAAAGTTTTACGTTTTgtggtgtttggtttgtagaaaaaaaaaaaaaaagtaatttttcatcaacatttgttaggttgaaaaaaaaaatccacatttgtttggttcggtggaaaaaaataaatgagaaaaGTTTTACGCAACTTGAGTTTTTGTTTTCcactgtttcaatttttttttttccaaatctttAAGTCGAACCAAACAAGCGGAAAAGCATTTTTCATACCGAGATTAATTTTTCGGTTTGTTTTACGCCgagccaaacacccccttagcATGGATGAAGACTGAGTTAACCAGAATCAAAGAATTAAGATATTGACGTCAAGGGAAATGGCAAGTTCCaacaaaacataataaaatggAAAGAGAAATGAATATTCCATTCAGCATAAAGAGCATGAGCAACCTGATGAAGATGCAACATATAGCCCATGAGCTACTCCTGGGTAATGAACTAACCCAATAGGCTGGTTGATTTCAACCTGCAATTTGCAAAGAACAATAAGAGTAAAACCGAGAAACACGGACACGAAGAAACTTGCAAAATTGAGAAAAGATAAGACAAATAAGACTATCTCAGCCTATAATTTGTAAATATTGCATCTCCACTTGACAAGTAAAATGGCAATGTCTGGCCAAATGAAATAGAGCCAGATTTGAGCCAGCAACTGAAGGACCACAATTTGTTGAGATATCCTAAGACCTCAGAAAAGACCAATTCAATCTTTCTTAAAGTGGACATGCCAAGAAAAAAGTCAAAAGGAGTAGCATAATAAgcattagttttttaaaatggaCATAAGGTCGGTCTAGACTGCATTGCAACGCCTACTGATACTGGTCAAGATAGATTTAATGCTATATGAGCAAATGCTACCTCATCCTTTTCAAGCACTCCTGTAACCAACGCTCGATAGAATTTTGAAATTCGGCGTGCTTTATGAAACTCTGGTTCATCTCTACAAGGTCAATTGGAATGTTGAAGGACACAATCATTTGGAGTAGAAAACAGTTTAAATCCAGCACTTGGAAggagaaaaatttaaaacatgcAGAAATAAGAGCCAGAAAAATGACATATTTTCACCTCTCAACTGTACCATTTGCTGTGCCCTCGGCAAAGTAAGATGCGAGCCGAACTTTAGCAATCTTGGTCTTAGCACAGAGTAATATACCTGCCACAGCATCTACTGATGGTAAAATACAATGCTTTGGTTCAAAACTCCAAGAAAAGCATAGTAAAAATGTGTCAAGGACATGATATCATACATTTCATAAACCCTGACAAGTTACATGTCGGAATCATAGAGGATAAGTTGCATGCAAATCAATTGGTATGGTTCAAACACATAACATCTAacataaataatatagaaaggAGTGGCCAAATTCCATATGAAAATGTTAAAACGGAGAGCATGATGAACACCGGCATAGGAAAAGCAACTGGACGATGTGATTTGAGAAAAATCTTGTAAGAAACAAAAATGAGCAGAGTAAAATCCAAATAGCCGATACCGGCGCATTTGGTGCCCATGTTAGAACACAAAAGTGAAGTATGGAAGATTCAACAAAATGAATATGCAAACACAACTAGTCTGTTTTCAGCACTAGCATAGCAAAAGAAACTTAAAATGGAATCCAAAAACTAGTATCTTAAACAATATTATTAcctttaagaaataaaattgcATTTGACACATGTAAATAAAAACAGACCTGATGTGCCTCTTCCCAAACGATGAACGGGTACTGGATGTGCTTTTCTTTTCGAACAACATGATGTTGTATTATTCCAATCTTTCCACTGAAGTTGCATTAACACAGTACGCTGCTGGAAAAGCCCTCCAGGTAGAACTTGCAAACCAGAAGGTTTATTAATAGCAATCTGAGATAACAATAACTGCTTTTAGTCTGTTTTCTTAAGACTGAAAAACGGCACGACTAATAGAGTAATTGGAAAACAGCGAGTGGCTTCGAGTGGCCTGAAAGTTTAAAACACCAAAATTACAACTTCTTCATTATGTCAAGTAAGCTGAAGTTCATTTCCGTGTAAACATGCTAACAATCACAAATATTCTAACAAATTCCGTGTACCAAATTGCTTAAAGTTTAATTAATAACAGGATGATTACAGATTAATccgtaaaaaattaaatttaggaactactgaaaaatatttgaatggCTAGAAATTATTGAACACACACTCCCTACCATATCATCATCTTCGTAGAGGACTGGAAGCAAATGCGGCGCTTGTGGCTCCTTCCACGGTATACGGTGATACACCACTCGCGAACCATCTCTAGATGAAGTTACAAGGTGTAATTTGGTATGAGAaacaaataaaccaaaaatGGGGATTCAGATAACAACTCAAACAAAAATTGAAGTAACGAAAAGTAATAAATATGGACTTGTTTTGGAACCTTAGTACACTGCTGGGATCTCTAACCACTACACCATCAATTGTAATCTACAAACCAGAAAAAAAACGTAATCATATCACACAATGTAGAGTGATTTACAAAGAAAACGATCTCAATCATACCTGCCCATTCCGAATCCTCTGAATCCAACTGTAAAAATCAGAAATTTAGAGATAAATGAAGGAATTGAAATAGGTATTGTGGAATTTGGGATTGGAGAGGAGACTCACCCTTCGCGTGGGGCGGAGCTCATGTAATTGGACGAGTAAAAGTCGATCAACGAGGGACCTGCCCCAATTTTCGGAGAAAGAACGCGAGAGAGAGGGGTTAGGGCATATCAATAGAGATCAAATTACGAGAAAATACGCAAAAAAGGGTTGgaaaataaattgtaaaataGGATTAGAGCGAGATAGAGAGAAaggggaggaagaggaggtgaATCGAACATGCGTGAGCGCATCGAATCACGTCCGTGTACGACAAGCCCTCGTTGAGCTCCGGCCATGGTCGGCCGAACAAgtatggcggcggcggccgcgtcGGCGGCGCTTGGTGGgaagtggcggcggcggcggaggccatGGAAGCGTTGAAGAGGAGAGCGCGAATGAGTTTGGGCTTTGGACTCGAGTCCAAATGGGAAAAATTAATTGCCCGAACCTCATCGGTTGAACCAGGTACGCAAGCCagtttcttttataaaaaaaatttatttttacggCCCGTTTCGTACTAAGGCCCATCTAACACTAATAagcaaaataaaagtataaaaaattatattttttattttttgataaaaatatataaaatatattataattgacTCATTATGATGGCTagagctaatatactattataagCATAAGatccctttatactcataaatttccGGCTGTTGGATGAATTGACGTGCGGTTACGATGATAGTAATATCATGAAGTTAAGTGGATGgttagttaaatagtatgatttaacaggTGAAAATATTCAAAGAGATAGATTTAACGATTGAAAACTTATTAGTAAAAAGAGGTCTATATATActgataagagtatagtaaaCGGACTCCATTATGATATTCAAAACTcaatattatatacaaaaaataaatataatattttttcattatacttttttttcgtTTCTATAAGTAAGACATTTTTTctcaatcttaaaaaaaaataaaaaaataaaaaaccaggAAGAGAAGTATAAATGCTCAATGATGGAAGCCGAAGAGGTTTACCACTACCTAATGTGTTAATAGCTTGGAAAAAAACTAAGCTTATTTAGCCAacttcgaatcctagttgattcacatttcaagctaagtttatttctaaattaaataaacgaagcgagtagcgtgctatctatctcttaaaatatatatatatattttactgtgTTTTGATTAGTTAGTTACGATTTTTAAATTCAGTGAGGACATCCTGGTATTAATGGCACTTGTCTACTTGCAGCACTGCACTGCCCACATGAACTTGCAGCATTTACTAGTGGTCCCGTTTTAAGCGATTGGTTGTTCAGGACGGTCGCTCCAccagtaaacaaaaaaatatacacatatatacataaattcAATGTAATATGTTCTTCTAGTGTCACATGATCGGTTTAGTTAAATTCAGTATATGCAAACTATCATATCAGATCAATAGTAAATTATGTCTCAACGGGAACACTAGGCCACAACTTAAATGAGAAAGTTGTTTCTGCGCTTATGACCATTAATGACCTTTAATGAGATGTTTTTTCTCTGACTCATATACAGATCacgttgagaaaaaaaaaagtttaatttaggGTTTTATTGAGGATTATGAACATTATCATGGTCAAACTATGGAATCTCTGAACCTCATTGACTCGCGAAGTGTGGAAAAACGCTATTTATGGTAGCTCAAAGCAAAAGAACTTGCTCCAGGTTAAAGCTACATAACATTACATGCAGCTATTAAAGTTATGCATTACTGTTTGGGTAACTGATAACAACATGACATTGGAGTTAAAAGTACACAGtcttttttgcctttttggGTGGAAAGTTAAAGTTCACTGCGTTGAAAGAGGTGGATTTGGTGATTGTTCTTTGACCCCTAACAGGAGGATCTTTATGCAAATTCCAAGGTAGTTGAAGCAATGCTCTCATGGCAAGCAAACAAGTTCTACATCTACATCTCTAACTTAGGTAGGTTTTGTCAATATTTTTCTCTATGAATATTTGGGAacactataaaataaataataaattcaaactcatcaatttgtaaaattatttaataaaattatagcaTTATTCATCTGTTGATTAGGTCCCTCGTTATGAAATGTACTATGTGCTTAATTATAGGATTAAGTACAACATTGGAACTCTTATTTATGGAACTCAGAGTAACCATATTTgccccccttttttttcctcttaggAGAAACAAAGAGAATCACTTGCATGTTGGCAAAGGATTGgctctaagggtgcgtttggttcgcgctatcttttaaagattcctagtaatccaatggaaataaaaaattatgacggTGTTtagctaaacgcactaagtgatctagttggtaatattagatttacttgggaataagattcaccccaaagtactaatctcattctcttgatggagggtgggtatcctcatattaatagattgggataatcataataggtctaatctctttctttcttcttacccgccggctaattgatattatttttctttacactctaaccttatttctctctctaaacttatttttctttctaaaattcaacttttttttctctttctaaactaagctttctctctctctctctttctaaaattttaactctctcactccctctagtttcgactatatttttctttctatttttttaattatgctctctctctctctctaatttatactctctctcctttttttctaaaaagatgttgaaacttttgttaacattatctaaaattaattaaataaataaattaattaattgtatattttttgtaatattaaataacatggctaattaatattatcatGCGAATCAAatacaggaattccacattcttagtaataggatgaataggaataagattctcgaatatcttttatttctagtaatctttcataatgcgaaccaaggACACCCTAAAAGTTTAATACTTTTTAATTAGTACCAGGGCCACATTCATCCTCCTGAATTTGAGGTTCATGACGATCAGATCTCATGACCCTCAAATGACTATATGAAGCTCAGGGCGCCCATTTCCTGAAACCCCGGCTGTAGCAATCACTACAACCGAGGTATATGATATTTCGCATGAATCTACTTTTGTTCATGTTCAGTATTGCTGATACCGACCAACTGTTCTAGATGATCTCATATTTGTTTGGATGCTTGAAAGTTTTTTcttgggaaaactttaaaaaccctccgtagtttcgcatttttttattttagtatcatgtggtttaaagtgtatcaaattattatcctgtgatttaaagtatatcaagttagtactctatgatttcgtactttctcactttagtatcctgtggtttaaaaaatatatcaagttagtattctgtggttttatttttgtatcaagttagtatcttgtgattttatttttgtatcaagttaatgccatgtggttttatttttttcttaatgaaatattaaatcacatgatactgaagtgagaaagtacgaaaccacatagtactaatatgatacactttaaaccatacgATACTTAAGtaagaaagagtgaaaccacaagggggtatttaaagttttttcttttttcttttagagaaagataacatATTACACGCTTCGTATATTTCTTCAAGAAATAAGCTTAGtcgaaaatatgaatcaactgagattcgaatttgaaaccaATCGTCAAGCTCTTTGTCACTTATGCTAAAGACGGTCGGTTGGATGCTTGAAAGTTACACTTGAATAAtgagatattttaaaaaaaatttagacgtcTGAACATGATTTTACGATCAGTACAAAATGTGAGAGAGGTCGCAAGTTTTTCATGTACAACCGCTGATCTTGACCTGGATCGTGGTGTTAGCTTAGGCCACAACGTGAAATCCCAAACATCAAACATGCATCTAGCCTTAGTGCGTTGGAGATATGGGTTACCAAACACCCCAGTCATTTATTAAGTTCTAATTCGGACGGAGGAAATAAGTACGTTGCATCATAAACTGGAATCATATGTACAATCAGAATTTGTTTgaccctagctagctagctttGAAGAAATATCCATCACacgaagccaaaaaaaaaaaaaaaaaaaaaaaaaaaaaaaaaaaaaaaaaaaaaaaaaaaaaaaaaaagcacgtTGGACCTCCCACATCACATGCGAAGAGGGCTATTTGTTGTGAGGCAACCTCATGCAAAAACGTTGTGgcattaattaatcaattaatgcTCTACAAGACCACAATAAAAAAGGATTATATTATAATCAGCATGAATAGTTTTTTGAGGGTATTTAATATCTTACTAAACACGATCACAACATCAAAGAAAAGTAGAGAGACTAAAGTACAATTTATcgttagaattttaaaaaatttaaataaatttctagttgtaaaaaaaagataatcaaagTAATTATAGTCATAAAAAGTTAGACTTTAGATATACAAATACTGTTGCTcttaaataaatgaaacgatcaacagttataaataaaataaagtttgaaCAACAACTTTGTTGATAAAGCACGGAAACTGCTGTATGATCATCCCAACGtctagaagttaaaaaaaaaaaaactcccgtGGCGTGGATGGTTCACCCACTCGTGCAGTTTAGCAGTTCCCTTCTCTCCTCCATTATTTTACTCTCTTCGAAGCGAGACGAGGACAAACGGCGAGTCGAGTGTTAAGTAACGGAGAGTTATCGATGGGCTGCAGTGACTGACACATGGGGCCCACGCCAACGAGCGCGACACACAAGGTCGTTACACGGAAGACGATCATGTCTTATCTACTGTTGGCTGTACAGTTACAGATCAGCGAGACAGAGAGAGAGCGTGGGTCGCAGGAAAAACGCTACGGCAAACCACTTCATATGTTTTTTATCCGAACCCGGTTCACCACGTCATTCGTACACTATAGTCCCATCTCCCTTCATTTCTTCTGCACAAGTTGTGCAGTAAAATTTCTCTCcagttatttattttgataatttttttttttttttgagagagatagatagcacactatctatttcgtttatttcatttaaaaataagcttagctgaaaatataaatcaattagaattcgaacttagatctcgaataccaatcataaaattcttttgccacttgcgttagaaaCGGTCGGTATATTCAAATAATTGTTAGAGAAGGTGAAGGGTGGTGGGAGCATCTTCACATAATGTAACTTCACTCTAGTACTTTTTGACACTTACTTTTAGGGTTGTTGCTGATGCTGTTGTTGTTCCAATCCAAACGAAGCCCTAGCTGTTTGTAAATCGCCATCACAAGCCTGGATAGAGGGAAGTGGAGGGGTGCGGCGTACGGATGACGCGGTGGACCGGGTGCGGGAAAAGATATTTGGAGCGACCATTCACGTAACGCTGCCCTCCTCCCCCTTGTCGGTTGGTTTTACAAAATAGTATCACTACGCTTAACTCTATTCCCTTTTCTCGATCCGAATCCGAGGTGGCGAGGGCGCGGCCGCGGCGGATGCGATGAGGCCCGCGGCGGGGGCGACGccgaaggcggcggcggtggcgtcgAGCCCAGGGCGAGCCNTCGTCGCTCGGAGCCGGAGCGTTGGCCGCGCctcggcggcggctgcggcggcggcggcggaggcggaggcagagggCGGGGAGCCCTCGTCCCCGAAGGTCACGTGCATCGGGCAAGTGCGGATTCGGAAGGGGAAAAAGGGCGAGAAGAGGGCGAACCCTAGCAACTccaaggcgaaggcgaaggcgaaggcgaaggcatCGACGATCATGGCGATCGCGCGGTGCCGTTGCCTGCAGAGCGCTCTcctctgcggcggcggcggagagttGTGCGCGGGGAAGCCGAAGAGCTGGCGCGCGCCGCAGCGGAGGGGCGCGCTGTGGCGGCGGCTAGGGTTGAGCTTCGGATCCGAAGAGGAAAAGAGCTGTTCGGGGAGCAAGGGGTTGGAGAAGGGACCAGGGGCGGGGGCGGGTTTCATCACGGCGAGGTCGGAGATCGCCCCGGCCGAGATCAAATCCAATCGCGGAGAAACTAACGATGGAAACTACGACGACGAAGAAGGagcaggaggagaagaagaagaggaatcggagcgcgaggaggaggaggagagcgcgCGGTTCGTGTCGCCCGCGAAAGCCGCGACCCCGCCGAGGAACGCGCTTCTGCTGATGCGGTGCCGATCCGCGCCGCACAACCGCTCGTCGGCCCTGGCGACGGCGCGGTTCGCGATCTCCCCCGATCCGGCGAAGCGATCGCCCTCCCccgcggcggctgcggcggcggaggaggaggaggaggaggaggtagaGGAGGGGCAAGAGGAAGCGGCGAAGCTTgatgagagaagagaggagcGAGGCATCCATGGTGATGAGGAGAAAGAGGacgaagatgatgatgatgaggaggaggaagaggaggaggagatgaggtGTTCTTCGTCGCGGCCATTGGTGCTGACGAGGTGCAAGTCGGAGCCGGCGAGGAGGGCGGCGAAGAtggtggcggcggaggcggcgagcTGCTTCTGGAGACGTAGGAGggtggcggcgccgccgcctcggGAGGAGCGGACACCACCGCGCTGAcccaaacaaattaattaatttcccgcctctctctctctctctctctctctctctctctctctctctgtgttttTCTTTATTATAGTTTTTAGTAATTAGTAGTAGGGGGAGTTGATGTCTTCGTTTGTTGGTTAATTTGTTTAACTGAACTGCTGTTGTATGGCTCGGTCCTCGGATGTATAAAAAGCATACATAGAGTGTTTTGTGGAGTGTTAATTAATCGCCAATTTGTTATTAAACCAAACAGTGATCTAAGTTAAGTTGGATGCTATCGTCTTCTCGAGATCTGCTGCTGCTTTTAATTACACTCCCTGCAAGTAGTGAAAGAGAGGGGGATAGATTACAGATTTGATAGATGGgaaataatagaaagaaaagacAACCTGCAGGTGTTGTGCGTAAAGAAGAAGTTTGCGTGCGTCCGTACGTCTCGTGGTGAGTAAACAAACGGAGGCTAGCGTCATATGCCATGGCCAGCACGTGCCAACGAGATCTTGCTTCGTTTCGTTTCCAGCAGGGGAGAAATACTCGCGGATTTCCATGTTATGTTGTGGTTCTTTCCACACGATCAACCTCTAGATCagatttataataataattaattaatactgcatacctaaattaaattaaattaagttaattagATTAGATGTTATGTTGTGGTTCACatattttactcattttatCCATTTAATCCGTATGTTTATAAGCTAAATGTATATCTTACATTCtgttttatctcttttatctagttttattaaattaaattaaatttctgaAATTGATTTGACTTCTTTGTAAATTTTAGACTGAAGAAGGTCtaaaatttatacctatctACAGCACTTTTTATGATTAGGGAACAAGCTTTTACTCTTTTAGGCACATAATCATTCATTCATTCTCatgtttttataaattatttatatttttaggcgatatattttcaagttgaCGAAGCTCTTGGCACACTCGTGGGACCCAAGACACGTGGACTCCGCTCCCTTTGTGTAGCGTGGGGTACCTGAGTACGGTTCTCGAAGAGAAAACGCACTTGACGCTGATGCAGAGGAAGTGACTAAACGGTCGATCGCCGTTGTAGCCGCTGCGATGATTTGATTTGTTACTGAACGAGGCATCCTTTTCCTGCGGGAAAATGATACCGATGGGGACATTTTATTAGGtatcatacatatattttttttactgcaAATAG from Ananas comosus cultivar F153 linkage group 18, ASM154086v1, whole genome shotgun sequence encodes:
- the LOC109724304 gene encoding RNA pseudouridine synthase 5 isoform X1, with translation MASAAAATSHQAPPTRPPPPYLFGRPWPELNEGLSYTDVIRCAHACPSLIDFYSSNYMSSAPREGWIQRIRNGQITIDGVVVRDPSSVLRDGSRVVYHRIPWKEPQAPHLLPVLYEDDDMIAINKPSGLQVLPGGLFQQRTVLMQLQWKDWNNTTSCCSKRKAHPVPVHRLGRGTSGILLCAKTKIAKVRLASYFAEGTANGTVERDEPEFHKARRISKFYRALVTGVLEKDEVEINQPIGLVHYPGVAHGLYVASSSGKPAMSKVCVLERDLEKSQTLVQVEIYSGRPHQIRIHLASIGHPLLGDSLYETGGQPKFCESEHTNGCFAEDGGYQKPLQPVPGDCGYHLHAHWLVLCHPTTNDILKIAAPLPVILQTREELQQRRCE
- the LOC109724304 gene encoding RNA pseudouridine synthase 5 isoform X3; the protein is MASAAAATSHQAPPTRPPPPYLFGRPWPELNEGLSYTDVIRCAHACPSLIDFYSSNYMSSAPREGWIQRIRNGQITIDGVVVRDPSSVLRDGSRVVYHRIPWKEPQAPHLLPVLYEDDDMIAINKPSGLQVLPGGLFQQRTVLMQLQWKDWNNTTSCCSKRKAHPVPVHRLGRGTSGILLCAKTKIAKVRLASYFAEGTANGTVERDEPEFHKARRISKFYRALVTGVLEKDEVEINQPIGLVHYPGVAHGLYVASSSGKPAMSKVCVLERDLEKSQTLVQVEIYSGRPHQIRIHLASIGHPLLGDSLYETGGQPKFCESEHTNGCFAEDGY
- the LOC109724304 gene encoding RNA pseudouridine synthase 5 isoform X2, translated to MASAAAATSHQAPPTRPPPPYLFGRPWPELNEGLSYTDVIRCAHACPSLIDFYSSNYMSSAPREGWIQRIRNGQITIDGVVVRDPSSVLRDGSRVVYHRIPWKEPQAPHLLPVLYEDDDMIAINKPSGLQVLPGGLFQQRTVLMQLQWKDWNNTTSCCSKRKAHPVPVHRLGRGTSGILLCAKTKIAKVRLASYFAEGTANGTVERDEPEFHKARRISKFYRALVTGVLEKDEVEINQPIGLVHYPGVAHGLYVASSSGKPAMSKVCVLERDLEKSQTLVQVEIYSGRPHQIRIHLASIGHPLLGDSLYETGGQPKFCESEHTNGCFAEDGGYQKPLQPVPGDCGYHLHAHWLVLCHPTTNDWLI
- the LOC109723819 gene encoding nucleolin-like; this encodes MRPAAGATPKAAAVASSPGRAXVARSRSVGRASAAAAAAAAEAEAEGGEPSSPKVTCIGQVRIRKGKKGEKRANPSNSKAKAKAKAKASTIMAIARCRCLQSALLCGGGGELCAGKPKSWRAPQRRGALWRRLGLSFGSEEEKSCSGSKGLEKGPGAGAGFITARSEIAPAEIKSNRGETNDGNYDDEEGAGGEEEEESEREEEEESARFVSPAKAATPPRNALLLMRCRSAPHNRSSALATARFAISPDPAKRSPSPAAAAAAEEEEEEEVEEGQEEAAKLDERREERGIHGDEEKEDEDDDDEEEEEEEEMRCSSSRPLVLTRCKSEPARRAAKMVAAEAASCFWRRRRVAAPPPREERTPPR